A segment of the Solanum lycopersicum chromosome 9, SLM_r2.1 genome:
TCAAGCAACTTAGTGGTAAAAAACCCAATATGGAGGGTTTTACCTGCTCAATAGAAAAGGGGCATTTTCCTCCCTATTTATGGTTTAACCACCAGTTCCTGAAACCTACTGACTCGACTAATTTGGATTCGGGCCATAAAAAACCTACCATGGGCTTTTTTGGCCTCGATGAGCATTTTTCTTCATTGTTATTTATACATgtgtatttgatttatttatctttatgttgataataatgatgattaaCATACTTATCATTGTTTGAATTTGTAGATGTGGATTGCTAAGGCAGAGTATGATGAGTCTTGCCCCTCCAATGTGCATAGAAAGTGTTTCTAATCCGAACAAAGGTTGAACCTGGTTCAACATTTGAGTTTTCGATCTTCTTTTTGTTTCCTTGGTGACTCGAACCAATAACTTTTAAATTCTAAACGAATGATACTTACCATTTGAACAAGCCTTCTTGTTACTTTTAGAGAATTAATTGGTCATTggacctttttcttttttttttgtttaattcgTTACTTACTAGGAGTATTACTCAATTGTAATTAGTCTAGAacaacatcaaatattaatttgtgaTAAACCTTGTAGATATTTTATTAACGGAGAGTTGtcacataaaaataagaataaggtttgcatacatttttattttcaatggtAAAGACCAGTAGCACTTACGAAAAATTATATAGACATAAACAATTTCTTATATGGTTAGGAATAGTAAAATACTCTAGTAGTTGAAAGTTGATTCACAGACCATCCTAAAAGATCattaagtaataatatattcaaaatagtTTCTTAAATATTCCTTTCATTCATTTCTACTTGTCAAATTTACTCTTTATATACTCTTAAGAAACAACAATTATCATCAGTATTTTATCACAATACAcattaattactatttaatcttagtttttctattaatatatatactaaaagtaaaaatatatatttttaatataataaacaactaaaagtatatttatgagtattattgattttttaaccaaaaaataattattagtttcCCTAAAACATCCTTTGTGATACAAGAAAGATTGAGATGAACTAAACGACGTCGTTATTTTGAGCTGCTGTAGAATTTGGGTATCCCAATTTCTTTATTAGGGAAGACCTAAAATTGCAGAAAGATCCGAACTTGAGAGGAAGGAAGAAGAGGGTATACAAGAATTTTGGGGGAAAATGGGTAAAATTGCAGTTGCAGTGATTGTAAGTTCATGGGTAGTAGCTGTATCCATACTCGTCAATCGTATTGTCACTGAACCTTACATGGTAATCAAGTTTTCTTGTTTAATATGAATgtaatttattgatttgataATCTTCTATGGATTTTGAGCTGagggtctatcggaaacaaccccaattgtgggattacactggggatatgttgttgttgttgttggaggTGTAATGTGGATATGGGTGATTATGAATCTTTTGAGactccacttgtgggattacactggttATGTAGTTTTTGTTGTAGGTGTAATGTGGATATTGTTGTTTTTGCAGGATGAGATATTCCACATACCTCAAGCACAACAGTATTGCAAAGGCAATTTCAGAAGTTGGGATCCCATGATCACCACTCCTCCGGGGATGTACGTAGTATCTCGTTCCTATTCTATTTCGTAATGTTGTCAAAATTGTTCCTGCTTTGTATTTTAACTTCAGAGAGCATGAAAATAGGGACTCCCTTACATGTGGCATTAGCCTCTTGGAATCGATATATGGTAAATGAAATGTTATAGCATTAGCTCATATGGTCAATTTTTCCTGATGAGTTGGGGATACGTTGTATGGCTACAAGTCGAGAGTTTTTTGTCAATTAGTTCCTTGATCTTTTTGGTGTTAAATTATGGTTCAGGGCTACATTGACTAAATAGCAAGATACATGATCTAGTTAGGGTAGAAACTAAACATGTCTGCTTGGAAATAGGAATTGTACATGTTATGCTCTTCTTGCCAAGCTTACAAGATCTTGACCATTTTGTGTATCTACAGATTTGAGTCCTTTCCCTTTCATTGGTTGCAAAAATATCtggtgtttttcttttttagtacAACTTCACTTTGTTGATGATCTTAGTTTATCTGGTGGTTTCTTATAAACGAGTTGTTGGTACAAGTGTTACATTCTTTTCGCCCCAGTTATCATGAAAATTGGCGTACAGATGAGTCTATGCAAAGAGTAAATATGAAGGAGGACCTGTAGTGTACTAGTGTTAGAGAACCCCAAGTTATTGAATGTTGGGGTGAACAAGTCCAATAGAGTAAAGTAGAGGTTTCAGAATAACCTACCCCAATTTTAGTAGTAGTTGCAGTAGAATGTTAAAGCTTGGTTAGGAGAGATTTTCTCTATTCATTGTTTACATGTACTTTTAGTTGCAaaaaatgaatatgttatgtatgaTTTGTAAGAGAACAATATCAGTCCAGTGCATGTATACTCTGTATTGAAATTCCACTAATCCTCCTTAATGACTAGGGTTAGAGACTTACTTGTGATATGGTGTTTTTCTAGAAGCTTTTCTAGTCTTCTTACAGACTTGTATGTCTGTGTAAGGATAGGTATGACTTATGAGATTTGTAGAGTCTCTAGCTTTAGAGAAAAATGGGCTCAACTAGAGCGAATTGGATTTAGATGATTCATATTGCAACTAATTCATTAAGGTGCACTTGATAGTTGGAGTAAACTAAAAGGAAATAAACTAATACTCtctatttcattttacatgACACTCTTTCCTTCTAGAATGTTTAAAAAGAACGGAaccatattattatatttgatttgtttttagTTTAAACTACATATTCTACCCTTAATTAGATGCCCTTATAGCCATAGAAATGGAATGGCATGTAAGGACCACAAGTTCTATGGGTACTTTTGTTGTGTGCCAAAAGTCtgtcttttctttctttcgtcAACATTGTGCTCAGTCAAACTGTCAAATACactaatataaaatgaaatggagAGAGTGGTAGCAATATAATTTACTCTAACACCCATCTAACTTAACTTAATATTGTAATAGATGGTGCAATCCCACATCCATTCCCTAATCGTGTCGGATCGACATGGGTGAGGCATGATTTGACGggtccgagcaacatagatgGTGCATAATCCATGCCATTCTTCCACCCATTCCTTCCAGTTTGTCATCTACTCCCACACTGTTCAAAATTCAGTTAGGATAAGTACATATGTATAGTAGTGTTTGTCTACATATGCTAGCTTCATGAGTTGGATTATGTTTTCCACATTCACAGTTTCGAGTTATTTTTGGGTTTCCATTATATAGGGGCACCGAGTGTTGGTTTCGAAATATAAGATGCATTTTTGCAATTAAGTTATATTGTCTGGGGATTCATTAAGTTACTTTGAACAATGTTCCCCTGTCCGAAAAGATAGTGCTACTTTCCCTTTTGGCAGTCCCTGAGTGATGCCTATTTTCTCTAATAGGAATCTTATACAATTGGACCCTCTTATCCACTTAACTCAATACagcttaaatttcttttttaattctttttaggTAAGGTTAACCTTACTTTACAACAAAATGAAAGTGGCAGTAAGGAACCTCTTTCTAATTCTTTACTCCATAAACAGAAAGCTCAACAATGAATCCACATATTCCTGCAGTAAATATTCACTGATATGCTAGGTCAAATAAGATATAAATGAGATGGACTGATGCAGTGCCAAAAAAAATCCATAGATCTTTGGCAATGAGGTTCATTGTTAGTAAGTATATGTCAGCTAAATGCTATAGAATATCATCAAATGATAAAGGAATTCTCTCAGATTTGtctcttttgtttttcaaagaCAAAAAGGGATATTAATAAACAGAGAAGGACACGGATAAAAGAGTGGAGCTAGCTGATATCACATAAATTGTGCCATGACCATGATCCATGTTAGATATGAAAAGAAATGTTCTCTAGGATGATTCAGTTGAAAAAACACTATAGATTTAACTGATAAGGGAATTTGAtgcaaataatttaaaacttttgcaGGTACATTGTTTCACTTGCCTATGTTGCTTCTTTGTTTCCAGGAATATTCTCTATGAAAGACGATCTTTCGTTTTCAGATACTTGTTCCTCTTCCATCCTACGCTCCAGCAATGGTGTATTGGCTGTATTTTGCAGCATGATGGTTTACAACATACTTACCCACCTCAGACCTTCTCTTACTGACAGAAAAGTAACTCTTCGGACGGTTGTCCTTGCATTGTATCCCCTTCACTGGTTCTTCACTTTCCTTTATTATACAGATGTAGCATCGCTAACTGCTGTACTGGCATCATATCTTATGAGTCTTAAGAAGAAATATTTCTTCAGTTCCCTGGTAAGAGGATCAACTCAATCCCATCTAGTTCTTTCTAGTTAATAATAATGGGGAGCAAAGTTATAAATTGACTTTTATTCAAACTCTTTATAGCCCATTCCTTGTCATagaattgttttcttctttataaCTTTTGCGATTAATATCAATCGAAAGCTTTAATGTTTTTCCAAGAACAGATTCTGCACTCTACTTATTCATGCACCAAACATATTCTAAGGatatatgtcattttgacaTTTGACAAATTGCTGATTACTGTTTACCACATGTAAGACCGCAGTGTGCTTTGAGTACTGTATTTTATTGTTGCCTCCACTTGAGCTGTATCAGAAGAATAACAATACTCAATAGTAAATATGGGGAGGGAGTGAGAATAAAAGAAACAGTAACTGTAGTTctaacttcataaaactttatCTTCCTCTCAAGCCTGATTTACTTTAACGTTATTGTTTTGCATGCTACGGATAGTTCCATTTAATGATCAGATATTGAATTTGACCTTGTTGTTTTTCTGATTGAGAAGTTAACAGTGTTTTCATACATCTGAAGGTTGGGGCTTTTGCTGTGCTGATACGACAAACAAATATCATATGGATCCTTTTCATAGCATGCACTGGGGTTTTAGACTATATTCTAGATCAGCCGAAGGATAGTGCCGATTTGATTGATTCTAGTCAATCACAAGGTAAAGATGCTTTCCCAGTCTCGAGTCAAGGTGTTGGAACACACTCTAACTTGAGAAAGCGCAGAATCCACAATCAGGCAGCTACATTTAGCTCTCCTATCCACCAAAAGATTGCTTCTTCAGTGCCTTCCTCAGGTTCTGTCTTCTTATCttgtttcaagttttttttaaatctgAATTTGTGTTGTATTAGGACACATGATAGCATCTGATGATTTTTGCTCTATCTGTTGATTTATGTTGTGTAGGACACGTGATAGCATCTTCTTTTTGACAAGTAGTTTCTGTTCTGTGATCTAAAGTAAcattgaatgaaaaatatacaaTCGAACACCATTTTGTAatacatcaaattaaaaaaaaacatggtttttttttaaaaaaaaagaataatacaacAAGTTCAATTTTACAAGCTGTCAAGCGTTTCTTTATGAGGTGAAATATCCAAAAGATTTACTTGCGAATCGGCATCATGAAGATTTAATTTATCTGTTGTAAAAAACCCTGGTAACCATGGATGACATAAAGGAATAAAATACTCCACTCGTTCTGGCATCCTACAGAGATACTTTTGGTTGTGCATTTgtaaacattttcttttttattgttagaACACCTCAATCCGGAGTATGGAAGGTGGCGGGGGAGGAAAATGAACTCTTATTACTTGAAATAATGACTTGGATGTACTAGTAATTTCCCTAGTGCTATAATTTTATTCGATTGTATGATAATATTACGTATTACTTAACAAGAGAAACTTGCTATTTTGATCTTTTGACAACCTGTGGTTCTAGTCTAAATACACTTGACCCTCACTAAATCAAATTTTAGGCTTTTGATCCCACCATTAATAAATTCTTACAAATATAATGTATTTCTAATTAGTATCCTAATTCCCTTTGATTTGAGGGGATCTGCTAGAAGATCAAAAACAAAGTTAGATAAACTGAACGAACACTCCTTGCTGCTAACATTCTTACGAGAAGTGTGTCATGTGGAAAACTTGCTTCGCATGTTTGAAGCATCCATTAAATGTTAACCAGAGTGGCTATCATGTTCACAAACACATTTACAAGAAATTCTTCCATTGATTATGCTTGGTACAGACATGTAAGCTTTTCTTGTCAGATGGCATGGTATAGACAAATAAGCTATTCGGGCTCATGCATAGTTATCCTTTATTGCATATTAGTAGTTGGCAATGCGATTTAGGTTCCTTTTGTATATGTCATTTTAGTTATAAGAGATTACATTCCTTTTTCAGATTTCTCTCATGAGGTGCGTGAGATTATCTCAAGACTCTGGCAGTTTAAGTGGGAGATTATTGCATTGTTTTGGCCTTACCTCATAATTATGGCCGCTTTCATCACCTTTGTTTTCTGGAACGGGAGTATAGTGCTTGGTACCAACTCtcacttttgtagttttgtttCTTTATGGTCTCTTCCATTTGTTAACCGTGTATGCACACACTTCTTTTCCCACCCTTGTGCTATCCAGGTGCAAAAGAGGCTCACTCGGTTTCTCCACATTTTGCACAATTGATGTATTTTAGCTTGATTTCTGTGCTGTTTATGACTCCCATGCACTTCACAATTGGTCAGGCTGCAGCACTGGCCCGATCCTTCTGGAAGAATAATAAGCTGGTCAGTTTCTTTCAGTTGTGCACGACATTAGCTGTTGGGTTCCTTTCAGTGCATTTTTTCAGGTTAGATGAATGGCTTTGTAATTTTCTAAATTCAGTTGCACTATCCTTATACCCTCTCCCTCTCCCCCGTCCCTTTTCCTCTCTTTCGTGCAATTCATCACTTTCTGTCATGCTATACAATCTATAACGTCAGTTTTTGAGGGTGTTTGTTTATCCTTTCTTTGTTCTTTGTTGCATCAAAGATTTAGGGTGTTcagtatgaaggaaaatgttttccttcataccgaATACATCCTTAATGGCGTTCATTTCTAATAGATTCTAGCTGTGTgcacattattttctttttttctgatTCGGATTTGATATCTAAAAATTGGTTCCTTGCAATAATGAAATGCAATATTTTGGCATTCAAGTGACCTGGAAACAGtagtatacatatatgtgacatgatatattgatattgCAGCATTGCCCACCCTTATCTCGTTGCTGACAATCGACACTATACCTTTTATCTATGGAGAAAAGTAATCAAATTTCATTGGTCAATGAAGTACCTCCTGGTTCCACTCTATGTATATTCATGGATATCCATCTTCAATATCTTGGGTCAGTAAAACTCTCGGTCCTATTCTAACTTGTGCATGTGTTTTCTTCTACACATCCTTATCTCTTACTCGGAATCAAAGAAGAGAGTATTTAACTCATActtctattttctttcaaacATATTCTTTTCCCCCTCTATTTGCAGCTAAAAATCAGAGGAAGACATGGGTACTGGTATATTTCTTGGCTACCGCTGCAACACTGATTCCAGCTCCACTTATAGAGTTCAGATACTATACAATCCCGTTCTTTTTCTTGATCCTCCACTCTCATGTTGATGATGACAGAAGTTGGCTTCTGATGGGAATCATGTATCTTGCCATTAATATTTTCACTATATATCTGTTCTTGTTCCGTCCGTTTTCTTGGGTACACGAGACTGGTGTTCAGAGATTTATATGGTAGCAAGATACTCAGGAGAACTCAACAAGTGTTGATAAGCTGCACCAGTGTTCTGGCTGTACCTGCAGATCCCAATTtgctcaacttttgaaaatgcAGTTTAGGATAAAAATTTTGTAGAATGAGTGGTAAAAGGAATTTGTTTCAATCAAAACTAGTGTCTTAACCATTGAGGTTGTTTTACTagttcataatattacatttactctttttttttggaattacaTATTCGTTCGATAATTCTCTCTTTGTCGTTCTATATGATGGTGTTTGATTGTAACATAGAGCAGAGGTGGACTCAGGATTCAAAGACAATGTGCCATCACTAGAAGTGAATGCATGTTAGAGGAAGTGATATCCGCAACACAGTCTCGTCTGATGttctattgtataaatatataaattaaatgacaTAGGTTTGGGCTTGGAatttccatgttggaggtctcaagttcgaaactcCTGACCAGCGAAAGTAGGGAGTTTGTCTTCTGGGTCGAGTTCGTCGCACGAGAGAAAGTCAATATGATATTTGCGTTGGTTTTTCCAACGAAACTAAGcacttttcttctttctcattCGGAAGGCTCAGTCCCACACCCTGACTTttagcttattttaaaaaaagagatgatTAGTGTAAACAAAAGTGTATGTTCCATTTTGTCAAAGAGTTttacttagaaaaaaaaaagttgttttaaTTGGAGGTTGAATATTAAGTATGAATTGAATTAATTGTGTAATAAAAGTATTACTCACcatgtatttttgttttagtCAAATGAGATGACATTACTTTACACGTTTTTATGCTTAACTGCAACACTAATTCATTGTATCTGGTTATAGAATGATATGTATTCATATCTTATATTGTAgagtataaatttttattaatggagattaaaattttataataaatatgcGAATAATTTAATGGGGTTTtgcatttataatatttatctaaaactaatttttaatcGTATAAAAATGGTATGACTTTTTATCAAATGTGGTTCGAGTAAATTTTCAAGACCTGTTGACGCTTGCTAGCTTCGCCCCTGATCCGATAAGAATAAGATGAAAGACAAGAATGTGATGAACTTTCAATTGAATTATTGGAGAGATTTGATGATTGTATGTATAAATTcagatgattttttttagtaaatattccaaatgtcattaaatttaattttatattgatatatgcACTTTAACTTATATCTTACAAAACCATtctacataatttatttatctgaCATGACCTAATAtcgaaaatcaaatcaattcataaatcTAATAAATCAAAGTGTAAgataatactccctccgtctaTATTTACCTATCAAATATCgtctaatttgatttttatttttctttgtcatttttaacaaattaaaaaaagatatttctttttcttgttatatatttaattcatcaacattaagTTAATGTATTTCAAAAATGTTGTGAGTAATAATATGTTTGTAatcctattaattattaaagtaaaatgataaattcattatactaatcattattttcttgatagatctgttaaaataaaatatgacaaataaattaaaacagaaaGAAATACTCAACAAGTAAAAATCTTTCTTAAAgaatatgttaaatgaatatgagtttgaatattatgaAAGGCCAAATACATTAGTAGATTCCTAAACTTGTTGGGGGTTTTTTTCTCAGGCACCTCAACTAcgtcattttcctattgaatcattgaacctcCATAATTTGTTCCGTTTAAACAAACACCGTTATCTGATGTAGAACCAGATTTATGAGGGGTAttgatagaggatacatatgttgttccaTAAATCATAAgtccaattgatagtgaaaatgtttgagaataattgtgttttacttaaatcatttgaacacattagaaaacaaatgagactaacacggtttgtcttcattccttcaatcaaaattattacaattcgaacacaattgaagacatttacaatagaaaagttgatcaaaatcaaccaacagTGTTTTAAAGAAACAATTATGGAtggttttatgatttaattaaaaaataacgtAATTAAAATacctaagaaaaaaaattcaataaatttagagatttgtttatgtatttggaCAGTATGAAACAAAGAAATTGGCCATTTAGACAACTTTTCAAGACAACTTAATTGCATGATGTAGAGTTGGTTACAAATATAGAAAGTAGAAAGTAAATGATGGGACCctttttgccaaaaaaaaaatcctatttGATTCAATTAACTAATTGTGTGTACAAACCTAAACCATATATGGTTGGATCATAAATAAATCATGTTCAAGTTGGACTATtctattttggatattattttttaaaaaaaaaaattgataatttgtgATTTTTCTTAGTATTTTAGTTTGGTCAAAGATTGTTTCACATCTTGCATTACCTAcacattttataattaatattgacAATGAAGTCTAACTCAAATGACATGATTATATAAACCTTATAAGcctttaaaatgtttttttctttgggAAACTAACATAAATAtgctataataaaaaaatatttatcatttatagtaataatatttttttttcacttgatcacttctaattcatttataatacaaggttaatacatattacaaagaataatttattattcacatataatacaagttttaatgatggataatacagtaatcacacattttaatacacttataatacaatgtgacaattttttaccaaacaaacataatatatttcaaaaacaattataattcaaatatattacatacatgattcacttttaatacatattataaatttattacaaaattactataaatggtaataaacaaaaagtatcgctaaaatcagtaaatattttttaaaatgtattaatttatgtaatttttcctttttctttttagcaAAAGAATGTGATGGTTGCATATTTAAAAATCTTAGAAATTGAAgaattgtcatattttttttaaccttaTAAGCCtttaaaatgtttttgtttttaccaAAAGAATATGatggttaaatattttaaaatcttagAAATCTaagatttttcatatttttttagttaaatattattaaagacATTATTGTATAGTTAATTTAGGGAATTTATTTTAAGTAGGTTGGGTTAAGAATTGAGTTGAAATTAAGGCGGATTAGGttctaaatattaattttgatttcttaaatatatttttcttaaagtctTGTCATTAAATAGGTAGTAGAAATTGTAGTATTAACTAAAATGATCATGGGAGCTAACTAAGCAAAATTTGATGATTATGGAAGTTAATTAAATactagtgaaggaaaaaaaaatgagtGATTTGATGACTAATTATTACAAAATCGAGAGTTCATTGTGATTTGTGGAACAAGTTATCTctgaattattattatattgagatTATAATGTgattaaataataatgttttaTTGCTAGATAAGTAGATATACTCTTTTGATAAATGTTTGGTTTATTAGATTAAAAATGGGATAGTATAAAGGGAAACTTTCACattagcaaataaaaaatttatatttgtatgctaaagcaaagtttgtataattgcgcttcatagcaaacacagaaattgtataattcgttatacatatacagttgaaacaatttgtataaaacgaagtgtataaaataagaaagagaaagacacttggacacagaactgtataaaaacgaagtgtataaaacgaattgtattattataactgtatagaacgattatctacaatttgaatttgtataaaatgagaaagagagaaaaacaaaaaagacttgacaaggaatatacaattgaatcgaattgtataaaacgagaaagagagaaattagatacaatttaaaaattgtataaaacgagaaagatagaaagacaaaagaaactgggcagagGAGTATTTTGATACCAAATATAtaggataaaaattaaaataatcctaAAATTTATCCCACATTACTAAAAAAccactatattttattttaaaaaattactgaaAAATATATGgtgatatttttgataaaattgatgagaaaatagaaaatagaaaataacaGCGTTTTCATACGAAAAAACtaacaaatattgaaaatatattttcaccatataatttttaaatgatcGACTTGTTAATTAgtgaaaaattg
Coding sequences within it:
- the LOC101252805 gene encoding dol-P-Glc:Glc(2)Man(9)GlcNAc(2)-PP-Dol alpha-1,2-glucosyltransferase isoform X1, encoding MGKIAVAVIVSSWVVAVSILVNRIVTEPYMDEIFHIPQAQQYCKGNFRSWDPMITTPPGMYIVSLAYVASLFPGIFSMKDDLSFSDTCSSSILRSSNGVLAVFCSMMVYNILTHLRPSLTDRKVTLRTVVLALYPLHWFFTFLYYTDVASLTAVLASYLMSLKKKYFFSSLVGAFAVLIRQTNIIWILFIACTGVLDYILDQPKDSADLIDSSQSQGKDAFPVSSQGVGTHSNLRKRRIHNQAATFSSPIHQKIASSVPSSDFSHEVREIISRLWQFKWEIIALFWPYLIIMAAFITFVFWNGSIVLGAKEAHSVSPHFAQLMYFSLISVLFMTPMHFTIGQAAALARSFWKNNKLVSFFQLCTTLAVGFLSVHFFSIAHPYLVADNRHYTFYLWRKVIKFHWSMKYLLVPLYVYSWISIFNILAKNQRKTWVLVYFLATAATLIPAPLIEFRYYTIPFFFLILHSHVDDDRSWLLMGIMYLAINIFTIYLFLFRPFSWVHETGVQRFIW
- the LOC101252805 gene encoding dol-P-Glc:Glc(2)Man(9)GlcNAc(2)-PP-Dol alpha-1,2-glucosyltransferase isoform X2: MKDDLSFSDTCSSSILRSSNGVLAVFCSMMVYNILTHLRPSLTDRKVTLRTVVLALYPLHWFFTFLYYTDVASLTAVLASYLMSLKKKYFFSSLVGAFAVLIRQTNIIWILFIACTGVLDYILDQPKDSADLIDSSQSQGKDAFPVSSQGVGTHSNLRKRRIHNQAATFSSPIHQKIASSVPSSDFSHEVREIISRLWQFKWEIIALFWPYLIIMAAFITFVFWNGSIVLGAKEAHSVSPHFAQLMYFSLISVLFMTPMHFTIGQAAALARSFWKNNKLVSFFQLCTTLAVGFLSVHFFSIAHPYLVADNRHYTFYLWRKVIKFHWSMKYLLVPLYVYSWISIFNILAKNQRKTWVLVYFLATAATLIPAPLIEFRYYTIPFFFLILHSHVDDDRSWLLMGIMYLAINIFTIYLFLFRPFSWVHETGVQRFIW